In one window of Solanum pennellii chromosome 2, SPENNV200 DNA:
- the LOC107011101 gene encoding uncharacterized protein LOC107011101 → MDIEEHKLEHMWAAVSEKFDCNDMNDQRDNVLQHMRKLWNSWRGSLHKNLKSKSLRDVLKEMPKRVDKIDWEWLVKEHFLSDKFKCWVVNQDASTRNSVNRSKLCMPHRTGSKPIRDIIYEVGGKDGNPPNMATIFFETRKKENELVEP, encoded by the exons ATGGACATTGAAGAGCATAAGCTTGAGCACATGTGGGCAGCTGTTAGT gaGAAGTTTGATTGTAATGACATGAATGATCAAAGAGATAATGTTTTGCAACATATGAGAAAGCTTTGGAATAGCTGGAGAGGATCACTGCACAAGAATTTGAAATCTAAATCATTGCGCGATGTTCTTAAAGAAATGCCGAAGAGAGTAGATAAGATTGATTGGGAATGGTTGGTCAAGGAACATTTTTTATCTGATAAATTTAAG TGTTGGGTTGTTAATCAGGATGCAAGTACAAGAAACTCAGTCAATAGGTCTAAGTTATGTATGCCTCATCGTACGGGTAGCAAGCCTATTAGAGATATTATTTACGAAGTG GGAGGCAAAGATGGTAATCCACCAAACATGGCAACTATTTTCTTTGAGACACGTAAGAAGGAAAATGAGCTTGTTGAACCTTAA